From Bifidobacterium longum subsp. longum JCM 1217, one genomic window encodes:
- a CDS encoding TrmH family RNA methyltransferase: MHAPNQISLAAKASGEPEFREIGLGPWSETHPGEPRPDDPTSSNYDGRFDSVLLNDGDRRNVLDRYRYWTVAAIKADLDARGRHDFEVAVENWTHDFNIGSMVRTANAFQAKRVHIVGPHKWNRKGALMTELYQHVEHHPSIAELVESWHHRIAGEIAYERAKAGAAAIHAHDVAVDGDNKHLHELLAEIDACDARIKELQAARVIALDIIPGAVPMEAYAFPKRCLLLFGAEGPGLSEKALALADDVVYISQFGSVRSINAGAAAAVAMHAWIAQHAVSGV, translated from the coding sequence TTGCACGCACCCAACCAGATTTCTTTGGCTGCCAAGGCTTCAGGTGAACCGGAATTCCGTGAAATCGGCCTTGGGCCGTGGTCTGAGACCCATCCCGGTGAGCCTCGTCCCGATGATCCGACTTCTTCGAATTATGACGGTCGTTTCGACTCGGTGCTGTTGAACGACGGAGACCGCCGCAACGTATTGGACCGTTACCGCTACTGGACCGTTGCTGCCATTAAGGCCGATCTTGACGCTCGAGGGCGTCACGACTTCGAAGTTGCGGTGGAAAACTGGACCCACGATTTTAACATCGGTTCCATGGTCCGCACCGCTAATGCCTTCCAGGCCAAGCGCGTACACATTGTCGGTCCACATAAGTGGAATCGCAAGGGCGCGTTGATGACCGAACTGTACCAGCACGTCGAACACCACCCCTCCATCGCCGAACTGGTGGAAAGCTGGCATCATCGCATCGCCGGTGAAATCGCCTATGAACGAGCCAAGGCCGGTGCCGCCGCCATCCATGCGCATGATGTGGCTGTGGATGGAGACAACAAGCACCTTCATGAGCTGCTGGCCGAAATCGATGCTTGTGATGCACGCATCAAGGAGCTTCAAGCCGCCCGCGTCATCGCCCTCGACATTATTCCCGGCGCAGTGCCGATGGAAGCCTATGCCTTCCCCAAGCGGTGCCTGCTGCTCTTCGGTGCAGAAGGCCCCGGATTGAGCGAGAAGGCCCTCGCATTGGCCGACGATGTGGTCTACATCTCTCAATTCGGTTCCGTGCGCTCCATTAATGCAGGCGCTGCGGCGGCCGTGGCCATGCACGCATGGATTGCCCAACACGCCGTATCAGGCGTGTAG
- a CDS encoding metal-sensitive transcriptional regulator, translated as MHGYDEDKAKVIARLRRIEGQVRAITQMVEDDKYCIDILTQISASNSALKSVALLLLDDHLNHCVRQASIQGGEVADEKLAEASAAIARLVKS; from the coding sequence ATGCATGGTTATGACGAAGACAAGGCCAAGGTCATCGCACGATTGCGCCGTATCGAAGGACAGGTGCGTGCCATCACGCAGATGGTGGAGGATGACAAATACTGCATCGATATCCTGACGCAGATTTCGGCGTCGAATTCGGCGCTGAAATCCGTGGCGTTATTGCTGCTGGACGATCATCTCAACCATTGCGTGCGGCAGGCGTCGATTCAGGGCGGCGAGGTGGCCGATGAAAAACTTGCGGAGGCTTCCGCGGCCATTGCGCGTCTCGTCAAATCGTGA
- the gatB gene encoding Asp-tRNA(Asn)/Glu-tRNA(Gln) amidotransferase subunit GatB, with protein sequence MAEKLMKYADATKKYDVVFGLETHVELSTNTKLFCPAHIEFGGEPNTELTPVSLGLPGSLPVINKTAVDYAIKLGLALHCEIAEWSQFARKNYFYPDMPRDYQISQYDKPTNGNGYLDVELEDGTVFRVPIERAHIEDDAGKNTHVGGADGRIEGADHSLVDYNRAGVPLIEIVTKPIEGAGDRAPEIAGAYVRAIRDIVRALNISHARMEQGNMRADVNVSLRPSPDAPYGTRSETKNVNSFRGIEKTIQYEIRRQAARLDDGKEILQETRHWDEATQTTAGGRLKSDADDYRYFPDPDLVMLHITKEHIEEMKAQMPEMPRERRNRLKSEWGLSDLQMRDILNADALDLIEETVKAGAKAAGARKWWLGELSREANAKGVSLEELPITPADVAEVEKLIASGKLNDKLAKQTVEGVLKGEGTPDEVVKKHDYKIVEDNGAIEAAVDAAFEANPDVVEKLKSGNMKPMGVIIGAVMKATRGQADAKAVTKVVMGKIKG encoded by the coding sequence ATGGCTGAAAAACTGATGAAGTACGCCGATGCCACCAAGAAGTACGATGTGGTCTTCGGTCTGGAAACCCACGTGGAGCTGTCCACGAACACCAAGCTGTTCTGCCCGGCCCACATCGAGTTCGGTGGCGAGCCGAACACCGAGCTGACCCCGGTGAGCCTTGGCCTGCCGGGCTCTCTGCCGGTGATCAACAAGACCGCCGTCGATTACGCCATCAAGCTGGGTCTGGCCCTGCACTGCGAAATCGCCGAGTGGAGCCAGTTCGCCCGTAAGAACTACTTCTACCCGGACATGCCGCGCGACTACCAGATCTCGCAGTACGACAAGCCCACCAACGGCAACGGCTACCTGGACGTCGAGCTGGAAGACGGCACCGTGTTCCGCGTGCCGATCGAGCGCGCGCACATCGAGGACGACGCCGGCAAGAACACCCACGTGGGTGGCGCCGACGGCCGTATCGAAGGTGCCGACCACTCGCTGGTCGACTACAACCGTGCCGGTGTGCCGCTGATTGAGATCGTCACCAAGCCGATCGAGGGGGCGGGCGACCGCGCTCCCGAAATCGCCGGTGCCTATGTGCGCGCCATCCGCGACATCGTGCGCGCGTTGAACATCTCCCACGCTCGTATGGAGCAGGGCAACATGCGCGCTGACGTGAACGTCTCGTTGCGCCCGAGCCCGGACGCTCCGTACGGCACCCGTTCCGAGACCAAGAATGTGAACTCGTTCCGCGGCATCGAGAAGACCATCCAGTACGAGATTCGCCGTCAGGCCGCTCGTCTGGACGACGGCAAGGAGATTCTGCAGGAGACCCGCCACTGGGATGAGGCTACGCAGACCACCGCTGGCGGCCGTCTGAAGTCCGATGCCGACGACTACCGCTACTTCCCGGACCCCGACCTCGTCATGCTCCACATCACCAAGGAGCACATCGAGGAGATGAAGGCCCAGATGCCGGAAATGCCGCGCGAGCGCCGCAACCGCCTCAAGTCCGAGTGGGGCCTGAGTGATCTGCAGATGCGCGACATCCTCAACGCCGACGCCCTCGACCTGATTGAGGAAACCGTCAAGGCCGGTGCCAAGGCTGCCGGTGCCCGCAAGTGGTGGCTGGGCGAGCTTTCCCGCGAAGCCAACGCCAAGGGTGTGTCCCTCGAAGAGCTGCCGATCACCCCGGCCGATGTGGCCGAGGTCGAGAAGCTCATCGCCTCCGGCAAGCTCAACGACAAGCTCGCCAAGCAGACCGTCGAAGGCGTGCTTAAGGGCGAAGGCACTCCGGATGAAGTCGTCAAGAAGCACGACTACAAGATCGTCGAAGACAACGGTGCCATCGAGGCGGCCGTCGACGCGGCGTTCGAAGCCAACCCGGACGTTGTCGAGAAGCTCAAGAGCGGCAACATGAAGCCGATGGGTGTAATCATCGGTGCCGTGATGAAGGCCACGCGCGGTCAGGCCGACGCCAAGGCCGTCACCAAGGTCGTCATGGGCAAGATCAAGGGCTGA
- the gatA gene encoding Asp-tRNA(Asn)/Glu-tRNA(Gln) amidotransferase subunit GatA yields the protein MSNETATLVKLSAAEQAAAVKKGDVTSRELVEAHLKVIEAAEPSIKAFLKVSGDVALEQADAFDAKSAEDKAALPELAGVPIAIKDMIVTKGIETTAASKILEGWVPPYDATVIEKLKAAGMPILGKTNLDEFAQGSSTEHSAYQTTHNPWDTERVPGGSGGGSASAVAAFEAPIALGTDTGGSIRQPGALTGTVGVKPTYGGVSRFGAIAMASSLDQIGPVSRTVLDSALLQEIIGGHDKRDSTSIPEGPRPMVAAAREGAKRDLKGMKVGLIKELGGDGFQPGVEARFNEAVDKLKEMGAEVVEVSVPHIGYSLGAYYIIMPSEVSSNLARYDGMRYGLRVMPPTGVPQTAANMMAYTREAGFGDEVKRRIILGTYALSAGYYDAWYGSAQKVRTLIIEDFKKAFEQVDVLVAPTSPSTAFKFGEKMDDPLAMYMNDIATIPANLAGVPAMSIPAGLSDDGLPVGFQFIAPQQRDEVMYKPAAALEAALEDSWNGPIWNDLKTPWLDGLGK from the coding sequence ATGAGCAACGAAACCGCAACTCTCGTCAAACTGTCTGCTGCCGAGCAGGCCGCTGCCGTCAAGAAGGGCGACGTCACCTCTCGCGAGCTCGTCGAAGCCCACCTCAAGGTGATCGAGGCTGCCGAGCCGTCCATCAAGGCCTTCCTGAAGGTTTCCGGCGATGTGGCTCTCGAGCAGGCCGACGCCTTCGACGCCAAGTCCGCCGAAGACAAGGCCGCCCTGCCTGAGCTGGCTGGTGTGCCGATTGCCATCAAGGACATGATCGTCACCAAGGGCATCGAAACCACCGCCGCCTCCAAGATCCTCGAGGGCTGGGTGCCGCCGTACGACGCCACCGTCATCGAAAAGCTCAAGGCCGCCGGCATGCCGATTCTCGGCAAGACCAACCTCGACGAATTCGCCCAGGGGTCCTCCACCGAGCACTCCGCCTACCAGACCACCCACAACCCGTGGGATACCGAGCGCGTGCCCGGCGGTTCCGGTGGTGGCTCCGCCTCCGCAGTCGCCGCATTCGAGGCACCGATCGCCCTCGGCACCGACACTGGTGGCTCGATTCGCCAGCCCGGCGCCCTGACCGGCACCGTGGGCGTCAAACCCACCTACGGCGGCGTCTCCCGTTTCGGAGCCATCGCCATGGCCTCCTCGCTCGACCAGATCGGCCCGGTCTCCCGCACCGTGCTCGACTCCGCACTGCTGCAGGAGATCATCGGTGGCCACGACAAGCGTGACTCCACCTCCATCCCCGAAGGCCCGCGCCCGATGGTCGCCGCCGCCCGCGAAGGCGCCAAGCGCGATCTGAAGGGTATGAAGGTCGGCCTCATCAAGGAACTCGGCGGCGACGGCTTCCAGCCCGGCGTCGAGGCCCGCTTCAACGAGGCCGTCGACAAGCTCAAGGAGATGGGTGCCGAGGTCGTTGAGGTCTCGGTCCCGCACATCGGCTACTCGCTAGGCGCTTACTACATCATCATGCCGTCCGAGGTCAGCTCCAACCTGGCCCGTTACGATGGCATGCGCTACGGCCTGCGCGTGATGCCGCCGACCGGCGTGCCGCAGACCGCCGCCAACATGATGGCCTACACCCGTGAAGCCGGCTTCGGCGACGAGGTCAAGCGCCGTATCATCCTCGGCACCTACGCCCTGTCCGCCGGCTACTACGACGCCTGGTACGGCTCGGCCCAGAAGGTCCGCACGCTGATTATCGAAGACTTCAAGAAGGCCTTCGAACAGGTCGACGTGCTCGTGGCCCCCACCAGCCCGTCCACCGCCTTCAAGTTCGGCGAGAAGATGGACGACCCGCTGGCCATGTACATGAACGACATCGCCACCATTCCGGCCAACCTCGCCGGCGTGCCTGCCATGTCCATCCCGGCCGGCCTGTCCGACGACGGCCTGCCCGTCGGCTTCCAGTTCATCGCCCCGCAGCAGCGCGACGAAGTCATGTACAAGCCGGCCGCGGCCCTCGAAGCCGCGCTGGAAGACAGCTGGAACGGCCCGATCTGGAACGACCTCAAGACCCCGTGGCTTGACGGTCTGGGCAAGTGA
- a CDS encoding HAD-IC family P-type ATPase, which produces MELSIFSAATALIAAAALTWLVLRFFFGTQKATAGAMDASGERQSATITVKGGYSPAVISMRTGTPITLTFDRQETGECTSHVVFADLGLDAMLPGNATTDVELPALPAGEYPFACGMNMVHGLLRVEGEESKDGADKDGLRPRADGSAEAEGVSPSDLRVGAPVVDAAEAERREAAERANEIKALTKLVIVGAVLTLPVFAVTMLHMANPALVPHWMVNPWLQAILITPVMFYCGRPIHTVGFPALAHRSPDMNSLVSLGTSAAYLYSLVTCIAPWVFPEGSREPYFESVGVVITLVLVGRLLEAKAREGTGKAVQSLIRLRPRTAHKLNATSADNVDGIEWRNPAHFTDTDIDAIVTGDLLIVKNGERVPTDGVIVAGEARIDESMITGESKPVSKTAGDPVTGATVLLKGDCVMRATQVGADTVLSQIAAMVARAQATKAPVQQLADKIARYFVPAVMIIAIWTFAIWVSLGPAPQLAHALVTAVSVLIIACPCALGLATPLSVTVSLGLGATNGVLVTSAKALEQARRIGTVVFDKTGTITRGVVDAAADWDKPSYEQDTVKEGSREAVAALRARGIRTVMLSGDKAEVAGRIAREVGIDTVICEVKPDGKAYWIAKLQRERDEAAAKSAYGTSRTAAQSRTLIAMVGDGINDAPALAQADLGIAIGTGTDVAMQSADVTLMSGDLRGVIKTINLSNATMRNIRENLGWAFGYNVIGIPVAAGVLYPFTGWLLSPMIAGLAMALSSVCLVLNANRLHGANINVGAADGPAGSGSSTADVESAGSAESANAANITGSATSNAPHEPTVIIDDRTTLNQTNHVSDQSNNPTNKENTMDTGMHMHHTAPADGETATDPVCGMTVAVNADAITREYEGKSYYFCGEHCATNFMKAPQVFLEQ; this is translated from the coding sequence ATGGAGCTCAGCATCTTCTCGGCCGCCACGGCGCTGATAGCGGCGGCCGCATTGACATGGCTGGTACTGCGGTTCTTCTTCGGAACGCAGAAAGCCACGGCCGGGGCCATGGACGCCTCCGGCGAACGCCAATCCGCAACAATCACCGTCAAGGGCGGGTACTCCCCCGCCGTGATCAGCATGCGCACGGGTACGCCGATCACGCTGACTTTCGATCGACAGGAGACCGGCGAATGCACTTCGCATGTGGTGTTCGCGGATCTGGGGCTTGACGCCATGCTGCCGGGCAACGCCACCACCGACGTGGAACTACCGGCGTTGCCGGCGGGCGAATATCCGTTTGCATGCGGCATGAATATGGTGCATGGGTTGTTGAGGGTTGAGGGAGAGGAGAGTAAGGACGGTGCGGATAAGGACGGGCTTCGCCCGCGTGCTGACGGCTCGGCCGAAGCCGAGGGGGTCTCTCCCTCAGACTTGCGGGTTGGAGCTCCGGTTGTGGATGCGGCGGAGGCCGAGCGGCGAGAGGCGGCTGAACGCGCCAATGAGATCAAGGCGCTGACGAAGCTGGTGATTGTGGGCGCGGTACTGACGTTGCCGGTATTCGCCGTCACCATGCTGCATATGGCCAATCCCGCGCTGGTGCCGCATTGGATGGTGAACCCGTGGCTGCAGGCCATTCTCATCACGCCGGTGATGTTCTACTGCGGGCGTCCGATCCACACGGTCGGCTTCCCCGCGCTGGCGCACCGCTCCCCCGACATGAACTCGCTGGTCTCGCTGGGCACTTCGGCCGCCTACCTGTATTCGCTGGTGACCTGCATCGCCCCGTGGGTGTTCCCGGAGGGCTCGCGCGAGCCGTATTTCGAATCGGTCGGCGTGGTCATCACCCTGGTGCTGGTCGGCCGCCTGCTGGAGGCCAAGGCCCGCGAAGGCACCGGCAAGGCGGTGCAGTCGCTTATCAGACTGCGCCCGCGCACCGCGCACAAGCTCAACGCCACTTCCGCAGACAATGTGGACGGCATCGAATGGCGTAATCCGGCGCATTTCACGGACACCGACATCGACGCCATCGTCACCGGCGACCTGCTGATCGTCAAGAACGGCGAGCGCGTGCCCACGGACGGCGTGATCGTGGCCGGCGAGGCGCGTATCGACGAATCGATGATCACCGGCGAATCCAAGCCGGTCTCCAAAACCGCAGGCGACCCGGTGACCGGGGCCACCGTGCTGCTCAAGGGCGACTGCGTGATGCGCGCCACCCAAGTCGGCGCGGACACGGTACTCTCGCAGATCGCGGCGATGGTGGCCCGCGCCCAGGCGACCAAGGCGCCGGTGCAGCAACTGGCCGATAAGATCGCCCGGTATTTCGTACCGGCGGTGATGATCATCGCCATCTGGACGTTCGCCATCTGGGTGTCACTGGGCCCGGCGCCGCAACTGGCGCACGCGCTGGTCACTGCGGTCAGTGTGCTGATCATCGCCTGCCCGTGCGCGCTGGGACTGGCCACGCCGCTGTCGGTGACGGTCTCGCTGGGCTTGGGCGCCACCAACGGCGTGCTGGTCACCAGTGCCAAGGCGCTGGAACAGGCGCGTCGCATCGGCACCGTGGTGTTCGACAAGACCGGCACCATCACGCGCGGCGTGGTGGACGCGGCCGCCGACTGGGACAAGCCGAGCTACGAGCAGGACACAGTCAAGGAAGGCTCGCGTGAGGCCGTCGCGGCGTTGCGCGCACGCGGCATCCGCACGGTGATGCTGTCGGGCGACAAGGCCGAGGTAGCCGGGCGCATCGCCCGCGAAGTCGGCATCGATACGGTGATCTGCGAGGTCAAGCCGGACGGCAAGGCCTACTGGATCGCCAAACTGCAGCGCGAACGCGACGAGGCCGCCGCCAAGTCCGCGTACGGCACCTCCCGCACGGCCGCACAATCCCGCACTCTGATTGCGATGGTGGGCGACGGCATCAACGACGCCCCCGCGCTGGCTCAGGCGGATCTCGGCATCGCCATCGGCACCGGCACGGACGTGGCGATGCAGTCGGCGGACGTGACCTTGATGAGCGGCGACTTGCGCGGCGTCATCAAGACCATCAACCTGTCCAATGCCACGATGCGCAACATCCGCGAGAATCTGGGGTGGGCGTTCGGCTACAACGTCATCGGCATTCCGGTGGCCGCCGGCGTACTCTACCCGTTCACCGGCTGGCTGTTGAGCCCGATGATCGCGGGTCTGGCGATGGCGTTGAGCTCAGTGTGCCTGGTGCTGAACGCGAACCGGCTGCATGGAGCGAACATCAACGTGGGTGCTGCCGATGGTCCCGCCGGTTCGGGCAGCAGCACGGCGGATGTCGAATCAGCCGGATCGGCCGAATCCGCCAACGCCGCCAACATCACCGGCTCCGCCACATCCAACGCGCCTCACGAGCCGACCGTCATCATCGACGATCGCACCACGCTGAATCAAACCAATCACGTATCTGACCAATCCAATAATCCAACCAACAAGGAGAACACTATGGATACGGGAATGCACATGCACCACACCGCCCCTGCGGACGGCGAAACCGCCACCGACCCGGTGTGCGGCATGACCGTGGCTGTGAACGCCGATGCGATCACGCGCGAGTATGAGGGCAAGTCCTATTACTTCTGCGGCGAACACTGTGCCACGAACTTCATGAAGGCCCCGCAGGTGTTCCTGGAGCAGTAG
- the rmuC gene encoding DNA recombination protein RmuC translates to MFEQIGTVIIVIVVLVVGAGLGLFAGFVLGRHKGQEMARGVKSEELEEAKTSLENARFENAELSARNAAAQAQIEGVNQQLAFAKSQLAQAQQAEQIRIQQERERAAAEAERKRQADAQAAEAKRAEQEARLKEQSKVLEALAPVAKNLDTLQNKVTQIEEGRKREMGALGAQLKGLNDQQARLDKETSSLSAALRNNKVRGAWGEAQLKNIVESAGLLEHVDFDTQVVVTDADGRTLRPDMIVHLPGGKTIPIDAKVPYADYQRACEIPDTASPEDIARRDDLLRSHAKALREHVRALGEKAYWNAFDVAPDFVVAFIPNEALLQAALEADPTLMDDAFSRKVALTSPVTLWAVLKSVAYAWQQQSLTDDAKQLFDLSRELYERFSTLGDYAIKLGTQITKTVSAYNKFASSLERRVLPTARKLQKIEPTKIIEEVPIIESDKGNVSELSAPEVVPADEGDTHLTASGDSLES, encoded by the coding sequence ATGTTTGAGCAAATAGGAACCGTGATTATCGTCATCGTCGTGCTAGTGGTTGGTGCAGGGCTTGGCCTCTTCGCCGGCTTCGTGCTAGGCCGTCATAAGGGTCAGGAGATGGCTCGAGGCGTCAAAAGCGAGGAGCTGGAAGAGGCCAAGACCTCGCTGGAGAATGCGCGATTCGAGAACGCTGAGCTCAGTGCTCGCAATGCTGCCGCACAGGCTCAGATTGAAGGCGTGAACCAGCAATTGGCTTTCGCCAAGTCACAACTTGCCCAGGCGCAGCAGGCTGAGCAGATTCGCATTCAGCAGGAACGTGAGCGTGCAGCTGCGGAGGCAGAACGGAAGCGTCAGGCGGATGCTCAGGCCGCCGAGGCCAAGCGTGCTGAACAGGAAGCACGTTTGAAAGAACAGAGCAAGGTGCTCGAGGCGCTTGCGCCAGTGGCCAAGAATCTTGATACCTTGCAGAACAAGGTCACGCAGATCGAAGAGGGCCGCAAGAGGGAAATGGGCGCATTGGGAGCCCAACTCAAGGGGCTCAACGATCAGCAGGCCCGTTTGGACAAGGAAACCAGTTCCTTGTCCGCCGCGTTGCGCAACAACAAGGTGCGTGGCGCGTGGGGCGAGGCCCAGCTCAAGAACATTGTCGAGTCCGCCGGATTGCTGGAACATGTCGATTTCGACACCCAGGTGGTGGTCACGGATGCCGATGGGCGTACGTTGCGCCCGGATATGATCGTGCATCTGCCGGGAGGCAAGACCATTCCGATTGATGCCAAAGTGCCTTATGCCGATTACCAGCGTGCCTGCGAAATCCCGGACACCGCCAGCCCCGAGGATATTGCCCGCCGCGATGATTTGCTGCGGTCCCATGCCAAGGCGTTGCGCGAGCATGTACGTGCTCTCGGCGAAAAGGCCTATTGGAATGCCTTTGATGTAGCACCTGATTTTGTGGTGGCCTTCATCCCCAATGAGGCACTACTGCAGGCCGCGCTCGAAGCCGATCCCACACTGATGGATGATGCGTTCTCTCGCAAAGTGGCGCTCACCTCGCCGGTCACGCTCTGGGCCGTGCTGAAATCCGTGGCCTATGCCTGGCAGCAGCAGTCGCTCACCGATGACGCCAAGCAGCTGTTCGATTTGTCCCGAGAACTGTACGAACGGTTCTCCACGCTGGGTGATTATGCCATCAAATTGGGCACCCAGATTACTAAGACGGTCAGCGCCTACAACAAGTTCGCGTCCAGTTTGGAACGCCGTGTGTTGCCCACCGCTCGCAAGCTGCAAAAAATCGAACCGACCAAGATCATCGAGGAAGTACCGATCATCGAATCAGATAAAGGCAATGTGAGCGAACTGTCCGCCCCTGAAGTGGTGCCGGCCGATGAAGGTGATACTCATCTGACTGCCTCAGGCGATAGTCTGGAGTCATGA
- a CDS encoding orotate phosphoribosyltransferase: MTESGFRPTGTPDLAVAKSHNDFAMLEPREQLATLLKEHVVGRPFSELAAVTFDHRAATVMGHVLIDALEDAGYSIDDFDAVGALTAASVPMVSAMIQAAASRGEDLDGFVMDFVYPSIKGPSIEGRRVVLLDAWLSEKSYVQTSSLVTLRNGNELSLDFGIVEQLGAKVVAIASLVGGGAKDINVVNPSTGDEQTLPFIQVFDESELR; the protein is encoded by the coding sequence ATGACTGAATCTGGATTCCGCCCCACTGGTACCCCGGACCTTGCCGTCGCGAAGAGCCATAATGACTTTGCCATGCTGGAGCCGCGTGAACAGCTAGCCACCTTGCTGAAGGAGCATGTGGTGGGCCGTCCGTTCTCCGAACTTGCCGCGGTGACTTTCGACCACCGTGCCGCCACTGTCATGGGCCATGTACTGATTGACGCTTTGGAAGATGCGGGCTATTCGATTGATGACTTCGATGCTGTTGGTGCCTTGACCGCAGCATCTGTGCCCATGGTGTCTGCCATGATCCAGGCCGCCGCCTCTCGTGGCGAGGACCTAGATGGATTCGTGATGGACTTCGTCTACCCGTCCATCAAGGGCCCCTCCATCGAAGGCCGCCGTGTGGTGCTGTTGGATGCTTGGCTGTCCGAAAAGTCGTACGTGCAGACAAGCTCGCTGGTCACCCTGCGCAACGGCAATGAGCTGAGCCTCGACTTTGGCATAGTGGAGCAGCTGGGTGCCAAGGTCGTGGCCATCGCCTCGCTGGTCGGTGGCGGTGCCAAAGACATCAATGTGGTCAACCCCTCCACCGGCGACGAGCAAACGCTCCCCTTCATCCAGGTCTTCGACGAATCCGAACTGCGGTAA
- the gatC gene encoding Asp-tRNA(Asn)/Glu-tRNA(Gln) amidotransferase subunit GatC, with protein MPTFSREEIVHLGDLARIALTDEEITRLQGELNVIADSINKVQEVASDDVPPTANPVPLEAYLRPDVAETPLTQEEALAGGPKTEAGMFVAPRILGSEE; from the coding sequence ATGCCAACATTTTCACGCGAAGAAATCGTGCATTTGGGCGATCTGGCCCGAATCGCGCTCACCGATGAGGAAATCACCCGTCTGCAGGGCGAACTGAACGTCATCGCAGACTCCATCAACAAGGTCCAGGAAGTCGCCTCCGACGATGTGCCGCCGACCGCCAACCCGGTTCCGCTGGAAGCCTACCTGCGCCCGGACGTCGCCGAAACCCCGCTCACGCAGGAAGAGGCGCTCGCCGGTGGCCCGAAGACCGAGGCCGGCATGTTCGTGGCACCGCGAATCCTGGGAAGCGAGGAGTAA